Proteins co-encoded in one Sporosarcina sp. FSL K6-1522 genomic window:
- a CDS encoding ABC transporter permease, with amino-acid sequence MDSNLLWNKRFKAFYRDIIRYFSIIAMSVLYSFILFGSAFIYYYVKTLEGLPPDFPTELVAALFTAWIFLQTHVRTFLKKADTIFLPPAEAKFSSYFKKSFIYSAWIDGLKFFIVLLFIRPLVREEVFMNGIFLILLAGLLVLNLRLTWIEQWLTTRFQLLTHRSIRFLSFSIILYFLFIDVWTIAGILLLAHYVLWFHIFNSHPKRINWDFLMYQEERALTKIYTFIHLYTDVPHLKHSFKPRKLISWVLKKGVAHKQSSAYGYLFALLFSRSNEFYRLYVRLTLIGCAIVYFLPMYGWLVIFPVLFFTGYQLLPLQHMLNDHSRIYPIATVTMKNSFKKLLLSLSIIQLLLLNVASLGHLYRPIMLVMIPIEVLFIYWFVYVFLAKRISS; translated from the coding sequence ATGGACAGCAACTTACTATGGAACAAACGATTCAAAGCCTTTTATCGTGACATCATTCGATACTTTTCAATTATTGCCATGAGTGTGCTGTATTCCTTCATCCTCTTTGGAAGTGCCTTTATTTATTATTATGTAAAAACCCTTGAAGGTTTACCGCCAGATTTTCCTACAGAACTAGTCGCAGCTCTATTCACTGCCTGGATTTTTTTACAGACCCACGTTCGAACATTTCTTAAAAAAGCAGATACAATCTTTCTACCTCCTGCCGAAGCAAAGTTCTCTTCCTATTTCAAGAAATCGTTCATCTATAGCGCATGGATAGATGGCTTGAAATTTTTTATTGTACTACTTTTTATACGTCCTCTCGTTCGAGAAGAGGTGTTTATGAACGGGATATTCCTGATTTTGCTTGCTGGCCTACTCGTCTTAAATCTCCGACTCACTTGGATTGAGCAATGGCTAACGACCCGATTTCAACTGCTTACACATAGATCGATTCGTTTTTTATCATTCAGCATCATTCTTTATTTTTTATTTATCGATGTGTGGACAATCGCTGGGATCTTGCTACTCGCCCATTATGTTCTCTGGTTTCACATATTCAACAGTCATCCAAAGAGGATTAATTGGGATTTTTTAATGTATCAAGAGGAACGCGCGTTAACAAAAATCTATACGTTTATTCATCTATATACGGATGTCCCTCACCTCAAGCATTCGTTTAAACCCCGAAAACTGATCAGTTGGGTGCTTAAAAAAGGGGTAGCTCATAAACAGTCATCTGCTTATGGCTACCTATTTGCACTCCTATTTAGTCGGTCGAATGAGTTTTATCGCCTGTATGTACGGTTAACCTTGATTGGTTGTGCCATCGTGTATTTCCTACCTATGTATGGATGGCTCGTTATTTTCCCGGTCCTATTTTTCACAGGCTATCAATTACTACCTTTACAACATATGCTCAATGACCATTCTCGTATTTACCCTATCGCAACTGTTACCATGAAGAATTCTTTCAAAAAGTTGCTACTGAGCCTATCAATTATTCAATTGCTTTTATTGAATGTAGCTTCACTTGGTCATCTTTACCGGCCCATAATGCTTGTTATGATCCCTATTGAAGTGCTCTTTATTTATTGGTTTGTCTATGTATTTTTAGCAAAGCGTATATCCTCTTAA
- a CDS encoding DUF1540 domain-containing protein produces the protein MTQEILCEVNNCKFWSHGNKCSAKSIYVVSKQGKTAASSEETDCKTFVPRG, from the coding sequence ATGACGCAAGAAATTTTATGTGAAGTGAATAACTGTAAGTTTTGGAGTCATGGCAACAAATGTAGTGCGAAATCCATCTACGTTGTCAGTAAACAAGGGAAGACAGCAGCGAGTAGTGAAGAAACAGACTGTAAAACCTTTGTACCAAGGGGATAA
- a CDS encoding amino acid permease, with amino-acid sequence MQEQKLDRGLKNRHVQLIAIGGAIGTGLFLGSGKSIHLAGPSILFAYMITGVICFLIMRALGELLLSNLEYHSFVDFVQDYLGNMAAFITGWTYWFCWISIAMADLTAVGLYIQFWFPDVPQWMPALIALIILLLMNLATVKLFGEMEFWFALIKIIAIIALIVVGSYMVFKGFTTDAGTASFSNLWSHGGFFPNGMTGFILSFQMVVFAFAGVELVGLMAGETKDPEKVIPRAINNIPLRILIFYIGALVVIMSIYPWNAINPAESPFVRVFMAVGIAAAAGVVNFVVLTSAASACNSAVFSTSRMAYSLAKDNHAPIPLAKLTVKKVPSNALFFSTAVILVAVVLNYIMPEGVFTLITSISTVCFIWIWGITVICHLKYRKTRPELAKASKFKMPLFPVANYLILAFLAFILVVLGLAEDTRIALFFTPVWFIFLIVVYKIRTRKMTTA; translated from the coding sequence ATGCAGGAACAGAAATTAGATAGAGGGCTGAAAAACAGGCACGTCCAATTAATTGCCATTGGGGGCGCAATTGGAACTGGATTGTTTCTAGGTTCGGGTAAATCGATTCATTTAGCAGGGCCTTCGATTTTGTTCGCTTATATGATTACAGGGGTAATTTGTTTTTTAATTATGCGCGCACTTGGAGAACTACTGTTATCAAATTTGGAATATCATTCTTTTGTAGATTTTGTACAAGATTATTTAGGAAATATGGCGGCATTTATAACAGGCTGGACTTATTGGTTCTGCTGGATCTCAATCGCAATGGCGGATTTGACAGCAGTTGGTCTATATATTCAGTTTTGGTTCCCAGACGTTCCACAATGGATGCCAGCTTTAATCGCTCTAATTATCTTATTGTTAATGAACCTTGCTACGGTGAAACTTTTTGGTGAGATGGAATTTTGGTTCGCCTTAATTAAAATCATTGCGATTATAGCGCTCATTGTTGTTGGGTCATATATGGTTTTCAAAGGGTTTACAACGGATGCAGGTACTGCAAGCTTCTCCAATCTATGGAGCCATGGCGGGTTTTTCCCGAACGGCATGACGGGCTTTATCCTATCCTTCCAAATGGTCGTTTTTGCATTTGCGGGTGTGGAACTTGTCGGTTTAATGGCGGGTGAAACAAAAGATCCTGAAAAAGTTATTCCAAGGGCTATCAATAATATCCCACTACGGATTTTAATTTTCTACATCGGTGCACTAGTAGTGATTATGAGTATTTACCCATGGAATGCGATCAATCCGGCAGAAAGCCCATTCGTTCGCGTCTTTATGGCAGTTGGTATTGCTGCTGCTGCGGGTGTCGTCAATTTCGTCGTCTTGACTTCTGCAGCTTCCGCTTGTAACAGTGCGGTTTTCAGTACAAGCCGAATGGCGTACTCACTTGCTAAAGATAACCATGCGCCGATACCGCTCGCTAAACTAACGGTTAAGAAAGTTCCTTCTAACGCATTATTCTTTTCCACAGCTGTTATTCTAGTCGCAGTGGTCTTGAACTATATCATGCCAGAAGGTGTGTTTACACTCATTACAAGTATTTCTACAGTCTGCTTCATCTGGATTTGGGGCATCACGGTCATTTGTCATTTGAAATACCGTAAAACAAGACCAGAATTGGCGAAAGCAAGTAAATTTAAAATGCCACTTTTCCCAGTTGCCAATTACTTAATCCTTGCTTTCCTTGCATTCATTCTTGTTGTGCTAGGACTAGCCGAAGACACACGTATTGCTTTGTTCTTTACACCAGTATGGTTTATTTTCCTAATTGTCGTTTATAAAATTCGTACTAGAAAGATGACGACTGCATAA
- a CDS encoding DUF1805 domain-containing protein: MISSVTIDIEGRSFTAVTVRLPKTTLLTVSNDTGYIMCGALDVGLLNTKLHDRKIIAGRAVGVKTIEQLLKAPLESVTLEAEQLGIHAGMVGEQALLKMV, encoded by the coding sequence GTGATTTCATCGGTAACAATTGATATTGAAGGGCGTTCATTCACGGCGGTGACAGTCCGTTTGCCCAAAACAACATTGTTAACAGTCTCGAATGATACGGGTTATATTATGTGTGGCGCATTAGATGTTGGGCTACTCAATACAAAATTACATGATCGAAAAATTATTGCGGGGCGAGCTGTGGGCGTGAAAACCATTGAGCAATTGCTCAAAGCCCCGTTGGAATCTGTCACGTTAGAAGCAGAACAGCTTGGCATTCATGCAGGAATGGTTGGCGAACAGGCTTTGTTAAAAATGGTTTAA
- a CDS encoding serine protease gives MTLLNPQEEIDDDELQELVLQAQQEALLRDAQEHTRRKPKQPFPKWVLWIVAIVLFVNTFAIIFEIYSIPAIEFVKTSTRLSAQEDIETYKKSVVVITAGNSKGTGFSISADGTILTNYHVIEGNNQVTVSFPDEGRFTAKVVESYPAIDLAVLTIDGHDLPYLQLANETTFSADEPIYFIGNPLYFTGIANEGTLIDYLQLQDWEEPVVMMKAPVYRGNSGSPVLNHQGEVIGIVFATLEHDSYGKVGLFVPIDAYHRQEHL, from the coding sequence GTGACCCTTTTGAATCCACAAGAAGAAATAGATGACGACGAATTGCAAGAATTAGTGTTACAAGCACAACAAGAAGCGCTTCTCCGAGATGCACAGGAACATACGCGGCGAAAACCGAAACAACCTTTTCCAAAATGGGTACTATGGATTGTCGCTATCGTGCTGTTTGTCAATACATTTGCCATCATTTTTGAAATCTATTCCATCCCAGCCATTGAATTTGTCAAGACGTCTACTCGCTTGTCGGCACAAGAAGATATTGAGACATATAAAAAATCGGTTGTCGTCATTACAGCTGGCAATAGCAAAGGAACGGGATTTTCGATTTCCGCTGACGGCACCATTTTAACGAACTACCATGTGATTGAAGGCAACAACCAAGTGACAGTCTCCTTCCCAGACGAAGGGCGCTTTACTGCCAAAGTAGTAGAGAGCTATCCCGCCATCGATCTTGCTGTATTAACAATAGATGGACACGACCTTCCTTATTTGCAACTTGCTAACGAGACAACCTTTTCGGCCGACGAACCCATCTATTTCATCGGGAATCCATTGTACTTTACTGGCATCGCCAATGAAGGGACCCTCATTGACTACTTACAACTTCAAGATTGGGAGGAGCCCGTTGTAATGATGAAAGCACCCGTCTATCGCGGCAATAGCGGAAGCCCCGTACTCAATCATCAAGGCGAAGTCATCGGCATTGTATTTGCTACCTTGGAACATGACTCATACGGAAAAGTCGGGCTATTTGTCCCTATTGACGCTTACCACCGGCAGGAACATTTATGA
- a CDS encoding YitT family protein — MFFIEAKRILVVIVGSLLVAISLNFFLINANVYASGFAGAAQLTSSVFEDYLGFGVSTGILLFVFNIPVFLLGWFKVGKGFTIYSIVSVIFATLFMEILPVLSVSEDIILNAVFGGVIAGVGIGISLKLGASTGGMDIVAMVLSRLQDKPIGMYFLLLNGVIIVLAGIIYEPENALYTMLTLYVTTAVIDMIHTRHEKVTAMIVTHKADELQQAIHQKMVRGITILPAKGAYSKEEKSMLYLVITRYELYDLETIIKEVDPTAFTNIVQTVGIFGFFRREGEVVK; from the coding sequence ATGTTTTTCATTGAAGCAAAACGGATCCTTGTTGTGATTGTAGGGTCTTTATTAGTAGCGATTTCGCTCAATTTCTTTTTAATCAATGCGAATGTCTATGCGAGTGGATTTGCAGGTGCTGCACAGCTGACGTCGAGCGTTTTTGAAGATTACTTGGGCTTTGGTGTGAGTACAGGAATCTTATTGTTCGTCTTTAATATCCCAGTCTTTTTATTAGGATGGTTCAAAGTCGGAAAAGGATTTACGATTTATAGTATTGTTTCGGTGATTTTTGCCACGTTATTTATGGAGATTTTACCTGTTCTTTCTGTGTCAGAAGATATTATTTTAAATGCTGTATTTGGTGGTGTCATTGCGGGAGTTGGTATAGGGATTTCATTAAAGTTGGGGGCTTCTACAGGTGGGATGGACATTGTCGCCATGGTGTTATCGCGTTTGCAAGATAAACCAATCGGCATGTACTTTCTACTGTTGAACGGTGTCATTATCGTATTGGCGGGGATCATTTATGAGCCTGAAAATGCATTGTATACGATGTTGACGTTGTATGTGACAACCGCAGTTATTGATATGATTCATACGCGTCATGAAAAGGTGACAGCAATGATTGTGACGCATAAAGCGGATGAATTGCAACAGGCGATTCATCAAAAAATGGTGCGGGGCATTACGATATTACCGGCTAAAGGTGCTTATTCCAAAGAAGAGAAAAGCATGCTGTATTTGGTTATTACACGTTATGAACTGTATGATTTGGAAACGATTATCAAAGAAGTCGATCCAACTGCATTTACAAACATAGTTCAAACCGTTGGGATTTTTGGTTTCTTCCGACGGGAAGGCGAAGTTGTAAAGTAA